The following is a genomic window from Candidatus Bathyarchaeia archaeon.
TCAAACAAATAAACAACCAACTAGCACAACTAGCAAAACACCTCCCCACAATAGGCTACAACGAAACAATGCTACCACTAGCAGAAGACAACAGACTCAAAGAACTAGCAAGACTACAACAACTAAAACTCAGCCACCTAACCGCATACACAACATACTGCGTCCCAGGACTAGACATGGCCCCAATACCAGACACAACACAAGACAACATAATACACAACATACTCACAGACCTACACCACACACAAACAACCAAAAACAAACCACTAGGACTAAGACTCATCCTAGCCCCAGCAGACGAAGGACAAGACATCCACCTAGGACCATTCGGACCCACACCAGTACTCTCACCACTCCAATAACAAAAAACTTATAAAAAACCCCATAATAATACTAATAACAGGGGCGTCACCCCGCCCCTGAAAGTCCACCCCCCGCTATCAAAGAATTGATATATCAAAATCCGTAGCGGGGTGGGGAAGCCAGGTATCCCGCGGGGCTCATAACCCCGAGGACGGTGGTTCAAAAGGGGTATAATGGGTGACGCCCCTCTCCTGGACTTTTTTGGCTGGGGTGGGTTTTCCGCGAGCTCGAGCAGCCTGTGTAGTGTAGGTGTTTTCGGCTTTAGGTTTTGTTTCCGTGCTAAAGCTTTGATTGCTTTACGCCATTCCTTGTATCGCTCTACGAGCTTTAGTATTTCACGTGTGTTTATCTGTAGTATGTAGTAATCTTTCCACGTGTATATGATCGTATGTATGCCGATTTCTGCAATGGATTTTGCTAGTCTTTCTGCTTCGGCGGGATCTTTAAGTGCTGTGCGTGCATGGATCTTGTATGAATATTGTGTGCGCGAAAAAGTCAACCAAAATGTATAGCCTTTCAGTTCTGCACGAACCGGGTGTTGCTCTATCACTGCTAGTTGCTTGAATACTTTCCATTTTCGGAAGTCTAGAATGTCGAGATATTGTCCGTAGCCTATTCTGTATGCGGCCTTGAGTATTTGTGGGACTATTTCTTTTGGCTTTGTCACTTTTTTGTTACCAATGCATATTCTGAAGGAGATTGAGTCAATTCCTCCATCTCCATCTCCGAGATACCACGTCAGTAATCCGAGCAAGTGACGATCAGCAAACTTCTGTGCCTGCTTTTTTCCTTCTTTTCCTCTCCATTGTTGCCTCCAAACCAGCGATGAAAGATTCCACCTAATAGTGGCACCATACATGTTCAATGATAGTCCGGCTAGATAGATACGCATGGCACCGAATCTCACTGCTGACCAAGCGAAAACTTGCCATCCTTGAGTTGTGGCCATAGCAGCGGCGCCGCCGTCATCGAGTTCATCGGAGGCACGCCATCCACTCTGCAAATGCTGTAAATGTTTGCCGGACAGGTTCAAAATATCTGGGAAAGTCGCCTTTTCACTGATACGATATATAGGCAAGAAGAACTTCCAATCGTCGTCAGTTCTGCTAGCCTGGACATGCCATTCTTCGCCTAGTGGTTGTATGTATAAGCCTTTTTTACCATGCAAGGGAGGACGTATAGTCACTGTGTTGTTATCCAGAGCTATCCAAAGTTTCTTGAGTTTAGCTTCGGCCTGCGGGTATGCTCTGTAGAGACACATAATCAGTTTTTCTGTGAAGTCCAGCAATAGGTATTCTTGTTCCCGTGGCAAATCGTATGTCCTTAGTATTGCTTCGGTTTTCTCGTGGAAGTATTTGGCATACTCGTCGAAGACATCTAACTTGTCAATGGCCAAACTTACTCTAGTATATAGTTCTGCTAGCAGTTCAGGTGTGGAACCTGTGAAGCCCGTCCGCCAGCCCTCGGGGCCTATAGCCGTACCCATCTCCATGCCTGCTCACCCCGGATCCATGGCTCCGGGGGCGCCCCTTTAGGGCGCGCAGAGGCATGGATACGGCTAGGCCCCGGGGGCCGGCGGGACGGGTAGCTCGCTGTGTATCATGGGAGATAGTGAGGGGCGATGGGTAAGCATGAGCGTGGGGTTCATAGGTTTACGTGTGTCGTGGATCCTTTGTTAAGCGATGTATAGTTGTGTGGTTCATGGCTGTCGGTGGCTGTGGCTGGCCCCCTTACCCCCTTCCCCTAGCCGCGCCTGCCAGGGTCTCCCGTGGCATGGCGCGACCCTCATTGCCCAGAGCCGTGCAGGGTCTCCCATACACGGCTTGGGCGTCGAAGCCGCCCCCTATCGTGGGGGGCGCCACCCATATGAGGGTGGGGGCGGAGCGGGGAAGAGGGGGAAGAAAAAATGGGAAAAAAGGGCCAGAAAAAAAGACTTGTTTTTTGGCGGACGGGCTTGCATACCGTAGGCTACTCGGCTCTCTGCGGGCCCCACCCCTAGCCATAGGCGTCCCCCCTACCCACGCCGAGCATACTACTCTTGGGGGTCATCCCTAGGGCTCGGCGTGTACACTTGGCCCCTGGGGGTGCACGTTGCCCAGGGGGCCTAGACTCAGTGCTGCTGGTCATGCGCCCACATGTGCGGGCTCGAGCGGCCAAACTCGAGAGAAAGTTACCAAATACATAAAACATGGAAAAAGGGAAAATCTTCACTACGACCACCTTTTATGGCAAACGCATGCCGCTTTTTGCCAATGTTTTCCTATCAGGAAGACTAAAAGTTGTTTATGAAGTTTCTCAACGAGAGGATTATTTTAAATTTAGGTTTACGGGAAAACGTCCCGACTTCAAACGGGGTGTTTCGGGAAGCTTCTCTACTGGGAAGTTTCAGAAGTTTCCAATGTGTAAATTTGTGTGCTAGGGCTGTTTTGCTGACTTCTTGCAGGAAAAAGCATTAAACATATAAACCACACCCGAGTAAAACATTTCGGATGCAACTAAGAAAGAATTGAAGGAATTGCTATTTATCTCTGGAAACTTCAAAAGCCAGAAATAGATGCAACTAAGAAAGAATTGAAGGCGATTTATCGAGAAATATTACTGGTTTCATAGCTGTGGATGCAACTAAGAAAGAATTGAAGGATTGACTGCAGTGTTTCCCTATATTCCTCAACCCTTGCGTTGATGCAACTAAGAAAGAATTGAAGGTCACATACGCGTATACCTTGGTCATCCCCATTAGCCAACGATGCAACTAAGAAAGAATTGAAGGACTTGATAATCCTATAGGTGATGCTTATAAGTCCTAGCGCCGATGCAACTAAGAAAGAATTGAAGGATGCTTTCCCCATCTGCTTTCTTCAAGAGGCCAATCCTGATGCAACTAAGAAAGAATTGAAGGTAGATTGAATCTAGTTTGAGGTGTTGAACCATTTTCCCACAGATGCAACTAAGAAAGAATTGAAGGCGAAGCTGGTAAGGGATAGGTCGAGCTTTGAAAATTCTAGCGATGCAACTAAGAAAGAATTGAAGGTTGCTTTAACAGCTTTCCTAGCTTTCTTTGCCTATTCATTGATGCAACTAAGAAAGAATTGAAGGACACCATGCCATACTCGTATTCCTTCCCGTCACGCCTCCTGATGCAACTAAGAAAGAATTGAAGGGGAGCCTCTCCATCCTCAACTGGAACTCCTTAAGCTGTCTGGATGCAACTAAGAAAGAATTGAAGGAATTGCAGAGTTCATCCTAGCGTTCAGGAAGACACACGAGGATGCAACTAAGAAAGAATTGAAGGTATCTGTAACGAAGCCAATATCGTAGCCACTATATATCCCGTGATGCAACTAAGAAAGAATTGAAGGAAGAGGATGTAGGCAATCAATTGCTGTGTGCTTTGCCTCGTTACGATGCAACTAAGAAAGAATTGAAGGGCGTATAAGCGGATACAATTCCTCCCCTGCCACTTCTGATGCAACTAAGAAAGAATTGAAGGTACTTGAAATTACACCTGCTAGAAAAGCAAACATGGTAGATGCAACTAAGAAAGAATTGAAGGTGAACGAAGTGGCTACATAGATTCCACGCCCCAGATTAGATGCAACTAAGAAAGAATTGAAGGTAGGGTCCTGTGTGGGTTCGGCGGGCGTCGAAAACGATATCGAGATGCAACTAAGAAAGAATTGAAGGGTTGTTCTTCGTGACGCTCGGAATAATCCATGCGCTCGACGATGCAACTAAGAAAGAATTGAAGGTTGAAAAAAGAGGTGCAGAAAAATGTGGTGGATATACGTGCTGATGCAACTAAGAAAGAATTGAAGGAATTCTATTGTACACTATTCTGCCTGTGCTGTCTGTCTGTACGATGCAACTAAGAAAGAATTGAAGGGGTGCTAGCACTGGCTGGAGCTCGTGCGGTGTGAAGAATATGTGTGATGCAACTAAGAAAGAATTGAAGGCACACGAGTGTCTGCGGGGGACTCGAGGGCGCGGAGCCACCTGATGCAACTAAGAAAGAATTGAAGGATGAATAAGGACATAAACCAGAAAATAAGTGTTTCCGATGATGCAACTAAGAAAGAATTGAAGGCGAAGCCGAAGCCGAAAATAGCGAAGCCGAAAATCAAGAGCAGATGCAACTAAGAAAGAATTGAAAGGTGAAGACGCAGGGCTGTTTTTGAGTACTGTGAATTGGCTTGTAATAATTTTGTTATGTTTGTGTATAACTTTGTTATTTTTGTTTTTCTCTGTTTAAAATACATGTAATAACATTGTTATCATAAATAATAACGATATTATGCTATGTGATAACTTTGTTTTTATGGCTTTTCTGCTTTTTGGTTCTTGGATTATGTAGTTTTGTTCTTGAGTCGCTTTTCTGGGTCTAGTTTGTTTGGGCAATGTGTAGCGGGATAAAAGACGAATAAGTGGTGTGGCGAAGTATGTTTTAGGGGATGGTTCCAGGAGAGGATGGGTTGAAAATTGTGTGGGTGGCTGGTGGGTATGCGGATTAATGGCACTGTTGGGGCTGTTTTTTAGTGAGTTTTGTAACGCGTTTATCAAAGGGTCATGGTTTGGTGGTTCTCTAATATCAACGTGAATTTTCGATCATTACGAGTCCACTGAGCTACAATGGAAGATAATGTCGTGGGTGTCTCGAAGCATGTCCTTTAGTGAATGCTTTGGCTGTGCGACTCGTGAAGGTGGGGGTCCATCTTTAGAGGGTTTCTTAAGGCTTCCCTGAGGATCTTGGGGTCTCCCCGCCCAATCATGAACATGTAACCAATAGGCGTTAAGTTTATGATGGCTAGAGCTTTGGAAACATGGTTCTCGCATTTATCGCTTAGCGCTGTGTCGAGCACGTGCAACAGGTAGACCTTGTCATAGCCATGAAGAAGGAGCGCAAGCGCTTCATCCAGTCCCAAGTAGAATTTAGGTGCGTCTTTGAAGTATTTTACTTCGATGGCTATCTTCTCATTGTTTTTCTCTAGCTCAATGTCCGCATCTGGGGATTGTTTTCCCTTCCCGCTCATTATTCTTTTTACTTTGTAGCCTTTTTCGCTCAAGACGTGGGATATGTATTTGTAGGCCTCCTCTTCACTGGCGAAGTCCTGCAGTTTTTTCACCCTTTTGCCTTGTCTCTTACCACGTAGTCGTAGAATTCGTCGAAGAAGCTTTGGAACTCTTCCTCTGCTTTTTTGTCTCCAATTTTGTACAGGGGTTTGTGTTCTTCTAGTGATTTGACGTATGCTATTCTGTCGTAGAGCTTAGTCTTGTAGACTGGTATGGAGTATTTGTCGTAGAGCTTCTTGCCGCGTATCTCGTCGGCTATCTCGTCTGCTATTTTGGCATGGGTGCTTGTCTTTATCTTGTTGAAGACTATGCCTCCGCATAGTGGTCGGTCTTGTCGTCCAGCGAGTGCGATCTCGTAGAATGCTTGGTTGAAGAAGTCCTTTGTGAACATGCCCACTGTGACGCGGCCGAAGTCGTCTGGAATGAGTGGAATAAGGAAGTAGTTGCTTGCGCCTAGCGCCATTCTTGAAAGGGCGCCAAGAGTTGCCGGCGGGTCTATGAATATGAAGCTATAG
Proteins encoded in this region:
- a CDS encoding DUF711 family protein, coding for GIDISLSPWQDQSVATIIEKHSGQTLAAPGTITAIKQINNQLAQLAKHLPTIGYNETMLPLAEDNRLKELARLQQLKLSHLTAYTTYCVPGLDMAPIPDTTQDNIIHNILTDLHHTQTTKNKPLGLRLILAPADEGQDIHLGPFGPTPVLSPLQ
- a CDS encoding ParA family protein codes for the protein MKVVTFLSVKGGVGKTTLTVNTANELATKIGGSDKVLIIDLDAQAGASVYLLGYDQQQALEKQNQTIHELLDKTINNQDPNISKYIINPYKTNPSSGWSPRLDIIVGDSRIIDLEREIISRSAAKGFGWSLILYQLLTKLSQLNYSFIFIDPPATLGALSRMALGASNYFLIPLIPDDFGRVTVGMFTKDFFNQAFYEIALAGRQDRPLCGGIVFNKIKTSTHAKIADEIADEIRGKKLYDKYSIPVYKTKLYDRIAYVKSLEEHKPLYKIGDKKAEEEFQSFFDEFYDYVVRDKAKG